The Pseudodesulfovibrio sediminis genome includes the window CTTTATTGGGAATGGCTCAAAAAAATTGCCGCTATCCGGCCGTGATGGAAATCCGCTTGGGCTGTTCCTTCTCCACCTTGGGCAGGTGCAGTTCCAGCACGCCTCCGTCAAGATTGGCCTTGATGCGTTCACGGTCCACCATGTCCGTGATGGAAATGGTACGAACATATTCACAGTCGCCAAACTGCATTTCCACAAAATGTTCGTTCTCACCCAGATTCAGACTGGTCCTGCCGGTGATGGTCAGTTCGTCCTCTTCCAGGTCGATAATCAAATCCTCACGCCTGACGCCGGGCAGGTCCATGTAGACATAGAACCCGTTCTCACGTTCCAGAATATCCGTGGCCGGACGGTAACGAGTCACGCCAGCCTCATCTCTTTTTGCAATGTTACTCATTTTCGCCCCTCCTTTATCCCACTTCGATACTGATATTTCTCGGCTTGACATCTTCGGACTTCGGTAACGTCACCGTCAGAATGCCGTTAACCATGGAGGCAGAGACCTTGTCTCTTTGCACGGGGATACCAATGTTGACAACCCTGTGGAAAACACCGCACTGACGTTCCTGCCTGAAGAATTTTTCATCGGTTGTTTTTCGTTCACCCCTGAGCACCAGCGTCTTGTCGGTCAACGTCAGATCCACATCCTCGATGGAAACCCCAGGCACTTCTGCGCGAACATAAATATTTTCTTCATCATTGCTCAAATTGAGCGGAGGGTATGCCATGCGCCGACTCTCACCTGCCGGAGACCGCAAAAAGTCTTCAAAGACCCGATCAAAGCGTGAAGGGAAATTGTAGAGTGTGTTGAAATCAATTACCATGATATAAAACCTCCTTTTTCTCTCGTTGCAAAAAAGGTAGACACGTTTTTTTATCCGTCAAGAGGGGTGTGGAAAAAAAATGCTCCGTCCCAATTTTCAGGGGCGAAGCATGTGCGGATTCATGGCTGATCGGTCGTTATTTGGAGCCGGTCCATTCCTTTTCGGGCACGGCCTGGTCCACCAGCATGATCGGGATGTCATCCTTCACCGGGTAGACAACCTTGCAGCTGTCGCAGGCCAATCCGTCTCCGGCGGGTTTCAGGGCGACATCACCCTTGCATTTTGGACAGACCAAAATATCCAGCAGTTCAGTATTCATTGTCATTGCAGCCTCCTTGTGCTCACCAACTCTATCCATCCCATTTGAAACTGGCAACCGGCTTTGTTTACTTTACCTCGCACAATATGCGAAGTATTTCATGAAAACAGCATACATCCTCGAATAGCACACACCAAAGAGCACCAATGAGCATTGATCTCCATACGCATACCACTGCTTCAGACGGCACCCTCTCCCCCAGAGAGCTGGTCAAACTGGCAAAGGAGTCCGGCCTGAGCGCAATCGCCATCACGGACCACGACACGCTTCAGGGGATCCCCGAAGCCCTTGAAGCAGGCGAGGAGTACGGCGTCGAAGTCATACCGGGGGCCGAGCTGAGCCTGGAATCCCCAGAGGGAGCGGGCTGGCTGCATGTCGTGGCCCTGTGGGTCCCGCCCAACCCGGTCGAACTCCAGACCGCCTTTGACTGGATCATCGAAGGGCGCGCCATCCGCAACCATGAAATCGTGGCCAAGCTTCGCTCGCTGGGCATCACCATCACCTACGAAGATGTCGCTGCCCGCGCCCGCGGAACCGTGGGGCGTCCCCACTTTGCCCAGGAACTCATCAGGCTGGGAGTAGTCTCCTCCATGAACGAGGCCTTCAAGGTCTGGCTCGGCGACGCTGGCCGTGCGTTTGTACCCAAGCGCAACTTCACGTCTGAACAGGCCTTTTCCATCCTCAACACGCTTGGTGTCACATCCATCCTGGCGCACCCCTTTGCGCTCGGCCTCAATCTTCAGGAAACCGAGGCGTTGACCGCCGACCTCATGCAGCTCGGTCTGGACGGCATCGAGGTCTACTACTCCGAACACTCGGACGCCGAGACCAAAGCCTATGAAGAAATGGCCGATCGTCTTGGACTGCTCGCCAGCGGCGGGTCCGACTTTCATGGTTCCGTCAAACCCAGCATCAGGCTCGGCAAAGGCAAGGGCGGGCTGCATGTCCCTGCCGAGCTGCTCCTCAAGATGAAAGAAGCAAGGAAAGCCAATGGGTTACCAATTTAATCATCCCGCAACCCTGTCGCTCTCCCTGCACCAAAACACGGTCAGCGAGAAGGGTGACGAAACACCCCTCTTTGTTGTAGCCTGCTTCCATGCCTGATATTCATTCGTACATACCTGAATTGCTGGCCCCTGCCGGGGATATGGAAAAGCTTGAAACCGCTATTCTGTATGGTGCCGACGCCGTGTATCTCGGCGGAGAAGGGTTGAACCTTCGAGCCGGCGCCGGTGGTTTTGACAAGACAAGCCTGACGAAAGGCATTGCTTTGGCAAGGGCGGCCGGCGTGCAGGTCTACTACACCCTGAATGTCTATCCGCGTGAATCACACATGGCACAGGTGCGGGAACAGATCGAAACCCTGGGAGAACTCAAGCCGGATGCGGTCATCGCTGCCGACCCCGGCGTGATCCGTCTCATGCGTCGAGAGCTGCCGGAGATCCCGGTCCATGTCTCCACGCAGGCCAACACCTCCAACTCCGAGTCCGTCCGTTTCTGGCGCGAAAACGGTGCCCGCCGCGTAAACGTGGCCCGTGAACTGCGTGCGGCCGAGCTGAACGAGATGCTGTCCGTAACCCGCAAACAGATGCCCAACATGGAGCTTGAAGTGTTCGTACACGGCGCCATGTGCATGGCCATCTCAGGCCGCTGCTACATGTCCGCGCTGCTCAATGACCGCCCCGGCAATCTCGGCGAATGTTCCCATCCCTGCCGCTATGAGTACAAGCCGTCATCCGTGACCTTTGAAGAACGCACCCGGCCGGGTCAGGAGATGTGGGAAATACGTGAATACGGCAATGAAACCGATGCCGAGTTCACCTTTGAGAGCGACGATGAATTTGCCTTTGAAGCCCCCCAGCCAGAGACCGACGCCCCTGCGGACGAGGCACTCTCCGAGGCCCTCGA containing:
- a CDS encoding Hsp20/alpha crystallin family protein; amino-acid sequence: MSNIAKRDEAGVTRYRPATDILERENGFYVYMDLPGVRREDLIIDLEEDELTITGRTSLNLGENEHFVEMQFGDCEYVRTISITDMVDRERIKANLDGGVLELHLPKVEKEQPKRISITAG
- a CDS encoding PHP domain-containing protein, which gives rise to MSIDLHTHTTASDGTLSPRELVKLAKESGLSAIAITDHDTLQGIPEALEAGEEYGVEVIPGAELSLESPEGAGWLHVVALWVPPNPVELQTAFDWIIEGRAIRNHEIVAKLRSLGITITYEDVAARARGTVGRPHFAQELIRLGVVSSMNEAFKVWLGDAGRAFVPKRNFTSEQAFSILNTLGVTSILAHPFALGLNLQETEALTADLMQLGLDGIEVYYSEHSDAETKAYEEMADRLGLLASGGSDFHGSVKPSIRLGKGKGGLHVPAELLLKMKEARKANGLPI
- a CDS encoding Hsp20/alpha crystallin family protein, which gives rise to MVIDFNTLYNFPSRFDRVFEDFLRSPAGESRRMAYPPLNLSNDEENIYVRAEVPGVSIEDVDLTLTDKTLVLRGERKTTDEKFFRQERQCGVFHRVVNIGIPVQRDKVSASMVNGILTVTLPKSEDVKPRNISIEVG
- a CDS encoding Trm112 family protein is translated as MTMNTELLDILVCPKCKGDVALKPAGDGLACDSCKVVYPVKDDIPIMLVDQAVPEKEWTGSK
- a CDS encoding peptidase U32 family protein yields the protein MPDIHSYIPELLAPAGDMEKLETAILYGADAVYLGGEGLNLRAGAGGFDKTSLTKGIALARAAGVQVYYTLNVYPRESHMAQVREQIETLGELKPDAVIAADPGVIRLMRRELPEIPVHVSTQANTSNSESVRFWRENGARRVNVARELRAAELNEMLSVTRKQMPNMELEVFVHGAMCMAISGRCYMSALLNDRPGNLGECSHPCRYEYKPSSVTFEERTRPGQEMWEIREYGNETDAEFTFESDDEFAFEAPQPETDAPADEALSEALDTDGWTKFFAAEDLCLLHYLEWFSRMKVASVKLEGRTKSSAYLAQVVDAHRTALNDIATGKFQAEKYLPELVNAATRPLTTGFFDPDKRGIIAAPPEPGEKKPVLARILEPAGDSKWLIQTKARWTTSENMQLLIPGMIRPTITPQDYGVENDQGLKLDVSHPGQKGVLICDHPEIKPGMFIRTPGIG